The Scatophagus argus isolate fScaArg1 chromosome 4, fScaArg1.pri, whole genome shotgun sequence DNA window TGAGGAGGTAAACAACAGTGGAATAAGCTCAGATATCACTTGGCTCAGACTGTACTTAAGGGAAATCTTTCACTCTCTGGGGTAAGTTTAAGCCCGTCATGCTTATGCTCTGTATGTTGAAGGCCTTTCGGCACTTGTCACGTCCATGAGAGATTGTCCCTAAAGGCAAAAGTGGAGTTGTGAACGGGAAGAACAGGTCTTTTCCCAGTGCTGAATTGAAGACATGTTGCTCCAACATGCAGAGGGCCTCAAGGGTTTCAGATGCAATAACAAATCTTTTTCTCCATCATTgcatcaaaatacattttttctatTCTCTAAAAGATGAGCAACTGATATCACAATGGACATTTAATGCAATTCTTTGATCCAATGAATAAAGATGAAGCAGTTTGTCAAATATTCTTGGTTAGTGTGCAGCAGAACTACTTCTGTCACAAATATTGTGCCTGCTGTATATGATCCAGgtgtaaagagaaaaagggaacaGAAACCCACTACGAGCTTCTGTATACCTCCATGGTGGTCAGGGGCGGTGAGCCTAAGTGTCATTTAGGCTGAGGCTCGTAGACACACAATAACACCTAACGGATGTGCAATCTTCAATTTGGCATGTTTACCATAACGTGAAGTAATAGGCAGTTTGGGGTGAATGAGCGAAACCTGCGAAAACAAGTCTGAAACCTTGTGTGTAATTTACTGGAGTGTGGCAAAAATTATGATGACTCACCCCTGATGAGTCATTAACTATGATTAGCATGTCACCACAACACGACTATGGGAACCAGTAGTCATGTTCTCAGTGACATCAGTACTTAAAAAGGTGCGGTGTGGAGGATTTAGGGGCAGAAGctgaatataatattcataattatgttttctttcGTGTATAAACTAAAAATCGTTGTGTTTTcgttaccttagaatgagccttgTACATCTACAGAAGGAGTGAGAAGCCTTGCACATCATACAAACCACATCCTCCAACAGACCTTTTGTCACGGCGGCCATATTGACATGAAAAAGCAGGCGAACACATGTTTAATTAATGAAATTCATTAAACGCTCCATTTCCTTTAGTCCAACAGAACCTTTTCATTGGGCCAATGTGCAAAACAGCAGCAACCTAATAACTTTTGACCTGAATGGAACAAAACCTTCACTAGGAACACTGAGGTTTACTCAACTAATCCCCGTCAAAATGGCGTCAGATCACAGACGATCCAAATAatgaggggtgttcagttggtcGCAGTGTGAAACCTCActgctagatgccactaaaCCCAAATCACTGGAGCTTTAATATTGAAAAGCGGGGGAAAAAAACGCattggacagaaagaaaatttggCCTCCAACATGCAGAGTGAAATGGGCAACCAATAATTATGTGCATCACAGGAAACCATTACCATCTTCATGTTTAACAGAACTAATCCTGAGAATTAACACCTCATTTATTCCAAGGAATGAAACACTGAGGGAAAACATGATTCCATATGCACTGTAGtgcaaatcaaatatttatgaaaacagTACAGCATTAGATCAACTAAACAGATAGCTGACTAAACCTCTGCACAATAAAATGTCTGGCAGCCAAAGCCGGGCCACCTAAATCAactcttcacctcctccctgaATCACCAGAGTTCTTAACTGAGACTGTTTTTCTTCAACTCTGGGCCAAAATCCACTGCTTTGAAATGAACAAGCGCTGGCCCTCCAACAAGCTAACACCGAAAGAATAAGCAAACTGATGAACATAGCAGACGCAGTGCATTCAAATGAAAGCTCTGACTGAGCTTTGATGAAGAAGAGCCGCTGTGGCTGCCGGGGAATAGCCTTCTTATGAATCACACTTGTCAAGGCTCGCGTCTGGTGGCCATACACCAGTGTGAACTTTCCACAGCCTTCATCAGTGATGCAGTCTACTGTTGACTCTGCCCTGTGTGTCAGCTGCACCCTGACAGGTTGGCACCtacctggacacacacacacccactgaataaaaaggaaaagaatgcAATAGCAAGCCTCTCCCTGGACTGATCAGAGTGAAATAACATTCTAGGTATTCGCCAAATCACACCCATTTGGTCAGATACAGCTGCAGTCACTAGGGAGAtgagaaaatatcaaacaacaacagtgatgaTGTCAAAAAGGGTGGTGGTTGATAAGCTTTTGTATCATATATACACAGCATATGTATACCTtaattgcatgtgtgtgtcatcagagTAATTAAAGATGGAGCCGTACCTGTTATTTCTGTGGGTTACTCCCCTTTCACTGAGGAAAGGGGAGTAACCcacagaaatgacaggaaaaaaaactcctaTGGGGTTTCTTGTTGTAACGCAAGAATCTTCTCTACTGCAGTGCAAAAATGCAATTTCTAAGATAACCCCATCACTACTTTGCAGCAGCGCTACAGTGGAATGGATTGTATTTACTGTGAACAAGACAAAGACACTGTGGTGGTGCTGGCTCCACTTATCTCCTTCtgcatcatcatcgtcatcattaTCTGGAGATCTTGTTACTGCTGTTCACAGTGAACAGATTCCACATGGCTGCTCAGCAATCAGCTCACACCACCACAACGTCTGCATGCACCGTTAGGCCCTCCTCACAGAGGACACACCACTTTGTTCATTTCGTGCACGCTCTTCAAACTGCTGCACGATGTACATCAGTCCATTCGCAAGCACACTTGACGCACTGATGcaacagccttttttttcccccccttggCAATTTTTCAGACATCTTGTGCCACAGAAACCGTTTCTGCAAAGTTTGAAGCTGTGTGAAAGTGAGAATAATCAGAGACATCCGCCTCAGTCTCAGCTAAAACTGAAAACCACCATGTTTATCATGCAGCACTGACTTCCTGCACAGCCGTGCACATGTTCATCACACAGAAAAGCTACCTGAACTACATAAAATCCAAAACGCAGCCATATTTAGCAATACCACTCCAAGAATAAACAGTTCCTCTTTAGTTCAAACCTCAATGCAAATGTAACACAAACATGAAGATTCTTCCCCTGAATTAGAAGGTAACGAGTTGGCCTTTGCCCTGTTTTCTCGAAAAGCCACTGCCTTTGTTCTGTCCAAAATTACAGCTGTCTGTTTTTGGTTCCCTGGAGGCTTCAGTTCTATCTGAGCAACAGCACAGTGTTCTCTCAATGAAAGCTAAAGCAATCAGGAAACCAACACAATATGTAGTGAGAGGAGGGTAAAGTAGAGCACATGAAAGGCACAATCACAATGGCAAAGGTACACAAACAGCAGGCTGGGAGTTTGGGAATATGAGCTTTCACCATGACTGTTTAAATATTCCACCACCTGCTGAACTTACAAGCCAGATCCATTAAATTTAGGAATGTTTGATTAAGTGAGGTGGAGGAACAGCCATGTCTGGACACCTGTAAGGGAGAGTGCAGCCCAGTGCTGCAGAGCTGGCTTGAACCTGAAACCACAGTGGACCTGCTAATTCAGTCATCACCTTCAACAGGCCACTTTAAGTGGGAGGGGAGGAGATATCAGCTTCACCAACTGAACTAATGTGACATAAATACTTAAAGTGTCCTGAGGTGGCACCTGGTGCAGCCCCGCCGCAAATCACACACTGAAGAGCTTCCTGCTCTTACGGGCTCAGATGCACTGATGGGGTGGAAGGTCTGCACATAACTGCCGCTCTgtgtgggctttttttttcttctactcATTTCGACTGACTTGAAATTTCCACTTCTATCACGCATGATTAGCCCAAACAGCTCTGATGTGGGTACTGCACACTTTAACTGCGCACATACTTGGCATCAATCATAATTTAGTAACTCTTCACTGCATTTCTCGGAGGTTCCCACACTTTTTTATGGACAGATACTCGTCTTTAAGCTTTAACAGCTGCAACCAATCTATAATGAATCACCACTATGCGTAACatagcagacaaacagagaaaatacacCTGAAAAAAAGGTGCAAAATGGGACTGTGCTCCTCAATCCACCACTTCTGGTTAGAATAAGTGAGCCGCATCATATAAGACAAATCAAATCCAGTTAGACTAGAAAAAAAAACGCTCTGTTTACTTACCGAGGTGAGTGCAGCGTGATTTAATTCTCCACCTGCTCAAATCTCTGAGCGCTCCACGACAAAACAACGCAGCGCACGCACAGCACGCACAACTCGGgcctgaaacaacaacaactgcctCCAAAATGCGAGCAAAATAAAACCTCTTTATGAGTTTCCTCCGTCTGTGTAGGAAAGATGAAGCGCTGCTGCTCCCgcgtctctccgtctctcttctGCGGTGTCAGACGTTAAGGTGGCACGCACGAACACCACCTGTGGCTGCGCGCGCAGTGGTATCACTGGGACGAGCTCGCGGCAGTGCCATGTGCTgttaccaaaataaaagctttgacACAGGCAGCAACCCGGGGCGTGTCGCGtcagagaggaggcaggagaggagggtgCCGCGGTGATAATTGAGCCATTTATCTGGAAACACACTGCGGCTGCGTTTTGTGTCCGCGCGCCACCTGCTGACGGCGCGCGGCAGAGCAGCACGTGCTGCAATCAGACTCACGTCACTTTACCGGCGGCGTAGCTCACCTTCACTCCCACCCACGTCCGCCCTCAGgatttttaattcaaaacacCTGGCGTCTCAGATGGAAACATGTCGCTGATTGGGTTGTTTGGCACAATAACCGGTTTATAAAGGTGGCAGGTGAAGGACAAATTAGAAATAGAATAAAGGCTCGACTGtgtttattaataattatttccTTTAATCTCGTTAGTcctttgtatattttttatcacatttgtgACTGGAATATAGTTTTTCTTTATCTAAAATCTTGTGATCTTAATTTTTCCTATTACAGCCAACCAACCACTCAGCATGAGAATTAACATTAATGCGTGTCATTAAGTATCACAACTCTCTTCAGCTCAGAAAACAGTTAATGTGGAGGATTTCATGAAACATTATGAtaagaatacattttatttacagtattttgtcTGAATGTatcataattttgttttagGTGCCATTTTTATGTTATGGGATGGGGGTGCATTAGCAGGTTACATCTGTATGTCGAAGGTCTTCCCTGACAGTCAGCTCTTATACTTTACTTAtactttaaatgtttgttgAATCACCAAAAGCATTTAGCcaaaatgaacacatgaatacacacttctctctgtgtcactctgtaacgtttaattactttttaaaaaattgcgTACCATACAAGCAAATATATATTATACTTTCAATTTGATAAAAGGTTACAATCTGTACAATCATCTCCTGTGGCTACTAAATAGGACTAATTTTTACAGTGAAATCATGAATATGTCACATACATTTGCAAAATGACTTCATGATAAGAATTTCTCATTAGGCTTAGAAAGGCCACATTTGTCAAAGGTTGCACTGATACAAACATACAGTTAGTGGTTTTGGAAATACTGtcaaagtgacacacacacggAGCAGAAATGAAGTAAGCTGGGATTGTTGAGTGGGGaatttaaaagagaaaagtcaTGAGAGGTTAGATTTGGCACGAACAGCAAAAAATTTAAAGATCACTAAAGTTTAAGCTGAATTGTCTTGTTTCAACCCCGAGTTGATCTAATTCAGGATTATGGACTGGAATTTAATCTCAGACCATAACAAGTTCTGTTAAAGAACAAGGCAGAATCTGATCAGTCTCTTCACTGTCACCTTTAGCATCCCACTCCATGGCTTTAGTAAAATTGATCAACTTGCTCAAGAAACCAGTACATGCATTGATTACATTGGGTCTTCTGCATAACCAAGTGAAGGGCTGTAAGCTTGACACATCTGAGCCCTGACTGCGCTTTACTGTAAGCACGTATCTACAGATGTCGGTGTTGTTTCCTCAAACACGGCCAGGGATTTTTTCAGAGATCTGAAAGAAAATCTGAGGAAGATATGTGAAGGAAACATTAATCCATCGAAATACCAGAAAAATGTGCCAtcctaagaaaaaaaaaaaaattctctgtgGTGGTTTGTGATGGTGACAAAAAGCTGAATGCAGCATCATACTGTATCAGGACCTCAGAGGGAACTGCTCAGCTGTTCAGTGGGAAGGAATGCAAATATCCTGCAGCTGCAAATAGTTGTGGAACAAAAAAGTCCATTCTTTGCATCTGAAACAGTATCATCAGCATTCAGTCTTTCCTCtcaagtggtgtgtgtgtgtgtgtgtgtgtggaaacacTCGAGTCTTGGAGAAACGCATATGCAGGCATGCAGGGAGGTGAGGTGAGAAACCACTCAGTGACTCTGCCTTCACCTCTGTTCTGGAAAACAGCAAGAACATGCAGGTCTGACTAAACCAGATGTAAGAGTGTGGTGGGTGAGTGGGATAAAGAAACGCTGTGGTGTCAAAGCACGATCTGCtggagtgagtgtgagtgattGGTTCAGCTCTTGTGAGTCCAGGTGGATGTGGGCAAGCAGGAAGTGGGGGAGGTCAAACTGGTGCCACGTAATTCCCGGGAAAAGTCCCAAAAGCACGAGTCCGTTCTGACGTACCTGCAGAGAACGGAAGAAACGCTGTGGTCACGCAACAGAAACAAGTAGATGCATGAAGATACTCTAAAGCTAAAACGATGTAAAGTTCGAGTTCAGTGTGCAAATTACACCTGCTATGTATCATAATGTCCACTAGAGGGGGCACTCACTCTGCACAATGTTTTAATATTGGTcgcaatgaaacaaaaatactttGCTACCTCAAAACGTTTCATGTtatgtttgtattgtgttgttatatgttgtgtgtgttttatttatttatttatttccaatTGGTATGaaatttgcattacattttttataaaAACTACTTTACTGTCTCTGACTGATGCCCCACTGGTGTATAATCTACAGAGGGGCACAATATTATTATGGAAAAATCAGaataaaactgcaaagaaaCATAATAAATGCCTAAGAAGTCACTAACTGATTTTGTGAGTATGAAAAATATGTCAGGGTCACCTCAtcttgaaacaaacaaacacctatCAGATTGTGGAGTGACGTGTTAGCTGGTGCCCTTCACTACCATCATAAAAGCAACACGAGGACATTTTAAATATTCCATCCTCACAGTGGAAGCTCATGGTGGCCCAAACAAGAGACACGTCACTACTAATTTTTGTGATTTCAAAATTTTCTTACCTACAAACCAGCCATCATCACATTTCTCCATCACTTGTACAATGTCTCCTTCTCTGAGCTCCAACTCATCTGAATTCTGGGGTTTGTAGTTATAAACAGCTTTGTATCtaaaagagataaaacagacaaacagatgctCACCAAAGCTGCTACACTTAACCTCTACTGCAACAGTGTGAGCAAATAAAAATCTGGAAACATACGGCTGACGTTGTGCCATTATTGACCCAAAGTTGTTTTGCAATTTTGTTTGTGGCTTGGAGTTCACATGTGGATTAGCTGGTGCAGCCTGGTTTGGTATTGCACCCTGGAGGAAACAAAAACCTCATGTAAGGCATAATGAACTGATGACTGATGAACAACCTGCCTGTTGACACAAAGCATAACACCACAGCTGTGGACATGCAGTGACTTCCTCAGGGAGGCAGTGAGAGCAGACCTGTGGGGGGTCAGTGTATCTGGGAGTGCTCGCTGTGGGAGTTCCTGCTTTGAGAGCGGACGCTGATGACTGAGTGGAGGGTGAAACAGCTCTAGCCGTGAAGCTCTGGTCAGCTGAGTGTGTCCCAGCCCAGTGGTTGTTCTGGTTGGTGGGTGAAGTGGTTTTGGTGGGGCTGTGGGGCCACTGATTGGCCATTTCTTTGGGTACGGGTGTCTGGGTGGGGGAGCGTGACTGTGAAGCTGGGCTGCCATAAGGTACGGGTGAGGACGGCTTCAGGGGGGAGTGCTCAGGTTTGGGACTGAGGGATGTGGGGGTGAAAGGGGATAATGGTGACCGCGGGCAGGGTGAGTGGAGTGGACGTCCTGGACTCTGAGGTCCAGGGGAGATGGGAGACATGGGGCCAGAAGAGTAGTTGTCCGTTGAGTATTTGGTACGGGGCATCTTGTTGACCTGGACATAACTGGCCGGGAAGATGCCACTCCGGTTGGTCCCTGAGATCCTCCCCTCTAACCACTTATCGTCAACACGTCGGGTTATATCGATCACCTCAccctgaggaaaacaaagattgatgtcacacacgcacagagaaacaaacatacaaacatataaCAGCCAATCAGTCCTGATACAACAGCAGTGCATTATGATCACGCAGACCTTTGAGAtgtaagaaatgtttttaaagctgcactcagGAGCTTTCACTGTGGCAAGTTTTGACAGGTTGAAGGAATTCATTACTCAGGTTTCAAATGATGTATGAGGTGTAACCCATAATCTGTTTCATTAGTCAAATTCGTAAGCATATAAAGAATGTATCATGGGGtttggaaaaatggaaaaaataacaataaaaacactatagtgaataatgaaattaggagatttaaaataaatgaaaatgagtgcACAACATGTCATTTATCCACTTTAGATTTTGTGctaatcaaacaaacaacatgttaACTAATGAGCTTTAAGGGTACTagtttccccctgcttccagtctttatgctaagctaagctaacccaCCACTCGTAGTCTCCTAATTAGAGACACCAATCTTCTCACATCATCTTCCCTAACTCAAAAAGAATGCTGAAATTtctttaaagagtaactaaactCACAAAACCACAtctttttctgctgaaaatcaatttaaatagatattaAGTAGTGTTATtgattgattcaggtccaaatcttgacattttagtgcaaagtCACCAACCAGTGCTTATCTGATCGGCAAACCGCAAAATGGCAAACTCCACGGAAGAGGACCTGTGCCCTCTTAGATATAAAAGACTTGTtgtaaggtaacaaaaacacaatttttcagATGACTATAgactaatgaaaacaaaattatgattattatattccatttctgcccctaaatcctCCTGGACCTTTGACCGTTAATGAGATTTTTAACCAGCAACTGATTTGTGCTACAAACTCATGTGTTCCAAGACAAACATCTACAGGCCCTCAGCGTGGAGGGAAATCATCTTCCTCCACTGCAATACTCACTTTACGAAAAGAAAGTTCAACAGGCAGATCAGCGTTGAAGTTAAACAGCGCCACAGCTTCCCCGTACTCCAACACCTGTAAAGTGGGAGACTTGATAGGAGTCGGCTTCTCTGTGGGAGGCAAAATCTGTGAAGGAAGAGATTTGAGAAAGTGTCAGAACCAGCACAAAGCGACAGTGCAGAGAGAAGTAACTTCAAACGGAGAAATTCACCTCCACATAAGACGTGGGGAAAATGCCTGCTCTTCCGTGATGTTCTCCTTCAAACCAGTTGGCATCGACCTGCCtgtggatgtaaacaatgtCGCCTTTCTGCAGCGTGAGCTCCCTGAAGGCAGAAATAAGAAGAAggagacacacaaaaagaaaccaTTCGATTACAGAGCCGAGGAAGTTCAGTGGTCTAACTGTACTGTTTATTTCCAATGAACATTATGAAGAGAATTTAGGCTTCAGATATGATCGGGGCTTTACATCTGATATTGCCATAATGCAGAAATCTAAATGACTACGCCAGAAAGGAAACGGCATCTCTATTATATCAGCTCATTCTGTAACTCACTTGGGTGACTGAGCCTGGAAATTGAATTTGGCTCGCGCTGCTTTCAtctgggaaaacaaacaaaatcgATCAGTGTTCTGGGATGCAGTTGTTATGTGAACAACTCAGAATGTGCTCAGATCTCAAAAACAAAACGCCTCAAAAACCACATAACAAAATGGAGCGTTTAAGGTAGCAAGAAAGTTGCATAAACAtacctttttctcctctttc harbors:
- the sorbs3 gene encoding vinexin isoform X3; translation: MQSQQSAEVAGDQNGSRIIFSREPGGSSGQQILTSPELTHEVIISPGLPTPPLSPFRSAGLPFGEFKVSEVNGSGPTTLSFGSYYGPPQTHGGLSNGVQSSATLPRSWAPNREERFIKFSGIGPVDETGMPIASRSSVNKPRDWYKSMFRQIHRKPEESEQEDLEQWSAERLQSSANTGESNEADKNLFRLTPYGALPDWSQDVDKLSDPGKQHSQPKSIFDFEPGKSSTSESRSQAHLSPKKQPEKPKSPSIEASLVSELSRFEAELDSEIQGLERRLSQKKQHRGRGEEARGRDRATAPKSTATTNYSNSSASRQPVLRSAGPSSTSAATYVERLSPANETMALPPKKEEKKMKAARAKFNFQAQSPKELTLQKGDIVYIHRQVDANWFEGEHHGRAGIFPTSYVEILPPTEKPTPIKSPTLQVLEYGEAVALFNFNADLPVELSFRKGEVIDITRRVDDKWLEGRISGTNRSGIFPASYVQVNKMPRTKYSTDNYSSGPMSPISPGPQSPGRPLHSPCPRSPLSPFTPTSLSPKPEHSPLKPSSPVPYGSPASQSRSPTQTPVPKEMANQWPHSPTKTTSPTNQNNHWAGTHSADQSFTARAVSPSTQSSASALKAGTPTASTPRYTDPPQGAIPNQAAPANPHVNSKPQTKLQNNFGSIMAQRQPYKAVYNYKPQNSDELELREGDIVQVMEKCDDGWFVDFLSDL
- the sorbs3 gene encoding vinexin isoform X4 produces the protein MQSQQSAEVAGDQNGSRIIFSREPGGSSGQQILTSPELTHEVIISPGLPTPPLSPFRSAGLPFGEFKVSEVNGSGPTTLSFGSYYGPPQTHGGLSNGVQSSATLPRSWAPNREERFIKFSGIGPVDETGMPIASRSSVNKPRDWYKSMFRQIHRKPEESEQEDLEQWSAERLQSSANTGESNEADKNLFRLTPYGALPDWSQDVDKLSDPGKQHSQPKSIFDFEPGKSSTSESRSQAHLSPKKQPEKPKSPSIEEARGRDRATAPKSTATTNYSNSSASRQPVLRSAGPSSTSAATYVERLSPANETMALPPKKEEKKMKAARAKFNFQAQSPKELTLQKGDIVYIHRQVDANWFEGEHHGRAGIFPTSYVEILPPTEKPTPIKSPTLQVLEYGEAVALFNFNADLPVELSFRKGEVIDITRRVDDKWLEGRISGTNRSGIFPASYVQVNKMPRTKYSTDNYSSGPMSPISPGPQSPGRPLHSPCPRSPLSPFTPTSLSPKPEHSPLKPSSPVPYGSPASQSRSPTQTPVPKEMANQWPHSPTKTTSPTNQNNHWAGTHSADQSFTARAVSPSTQSSASALKAGTPTASTPRYTDPPQGAIPNQAAPANPHVNSKPQTKLQNNFGSIMAQRQPYKAVYNYKPQNSDELELREGDIVQVMEKCDDGWFVGTSERTRAFGTFPGNYVAPV
- the sorbs3 gene encoding vinexin isoform X1, which produces MQSQQSAEVAGDQNGSRIIFSREPGGSSGQQILTSPELTHEVIISPGLPTPPLSPFRSAGLPFGEFKVSEVNGSGPTTLSFGSYYGPPQTHGGLSNGVQSSATLPRSWAPNREERFIKFSGIGPVDETGMPIASRSSVNKPRDWYKSMFRQIHRKPEESEQEDLEQWSAERLQSSANTGESNEADKNLFRLTPYGALPDWSQDVDKLSDPGKQHSQPKSIFDFEPGKSSTSESRSQAHLSPKKQPEKPKSPSIEASLVSELSRFEAELDSEIQGLERRLSQKKQHRGRGEEARGRDRATAPKSTATTNYSNSSASRQPVLRSAGPSSTSAATYVERLSPANETMALPPKKEEKKMKAARAKFNFQAQSPKELTLQKGDIVYIHRQVDANWFEGEHHGRAGIFPTSYVEILPPTEKPTPIKSPTLQVLEYGEAVALFNFNADLPVELSFRKGEVIDITRRVDDKWLEGRISGTNRSGIFPASYVQVNKMPRTKYSTDNYSSGPMSPISPGPQSPGRPLHSPCPRSPLSPFTPTSLSPKPEHSPLKPSSPVPYGSPASQSRSPTQTPVPKEMANQWPHSPTKTTSPTNQNNHWAGTHSADQSFTARAVSPSTQSSASALKAGTPTASTPRYTDPPQGAIPNQAAPANPHVNSKPQTKLQNNFGSIMAQRQPYKAVYNYKPQNSDELELREGDIVQVMEKCDDGWFVGTSERTRAFGTFPGNYVAPV
- the sorbs3 gene encoding vinexin isoform X2, which translates into the protein MQSQQSAEVAGDQNGSRIIFSREPGGSSGQQILTSPELTHEVIISPGLPTPPLSPFRSAGLPFGEFKVSEVNGSGPTTLSFGSYYGPPQTHGGLSNGVQSSATLPRSWAPNREERFIKFSGIGPVDETGMPIASRSSVNKPRDWYKSMFRQIHRKPEESEQEDLEQWSAERLQSSANTGESNEADKNLFRLTPYGALPDWSQDVDKLSDPGKQHSQPKSIFDFEPGKSSTSESRSQAHLSPKKQPEKPKSPSIEASLVSELSRFEAELDSEIQGLERRLSQKKQHRGRGEEARGRDRATAPKSTATTNYSNSSASRQPVLRSAGPSSTSAATYERLSPANETMALPPKKEEKKMKAARAKFNFQAQSPKELTLQKGDIVYIHRQVDANWFEGEHHGRAGIFPTSYVEILPPTEKPTPIKSPTLQVLEYGEAVALFNFNADLPVELSFRKGEVIDITRRVDDKWLEGRISGTNRSGIFPASYVQVNKMPRTKYSTDNYSSGPMSPISPGPQSPGRPLHSPCPRSPLSPFTPTSLSPKPEHSPLKPSSPVPYGSPASQSRSPTQTPVPKEMANQWPHSPTKTTSPTNQNNHWAGTHSADQSFTARAVSPSTQSSASALKAGTPTASTPRYTDPPQGAIPNQAAPANPHVNSKPQTKLQNNFGSIMAQRQPYKAVYNYKPQNSDELELREGDIVQVMEKCDDGWFVGTSERTRAFGTFPGNYVAPV